In the Rhinoderma darwinii isolate aRhiDar2 chromosome 13, aRhiDar2.hap1, whole genome shotgun sequence genome, one interval contains:
- the TOP1 gene encoding DNA topoisomerase 1 produces the protein MSGDNSQNDSQIDANFRANDSHKHKKDKEHRHKEHKKDKDREKSKHNNSEHKDPSEKKHKDKHKDGEKHREKDGEKPRVKDGEKHREKVNEKSREKDGEKHREKDGEKHKDGEKHREKDGEKRKDGEKHREKDGEKRKDGEKHREKDGEKRKDGEKHKEKHRDKEKKEVKLKSPSDGAKVKKENGFSSPPHIKNEPEDEGYTFSPKEQNKALKRTRDEDDSDYKPKKIKTEDGKKAKKRKPEVVEDVKPKKTKGKNKVHEGAGKKRKVKKEEVEKWKWWEEERHADGVKWKFLEHKGPVFAPPYEPLPENVKFYYDGKHVKLSPKAEEVATFFAKMLDHEYTTKDIFRKNFFKDWKKEMTADERTLLTNLNKCDFNEMSQYFKAQSEARKQLTKEEKLKIKEENERLVQEYGYCIMDNHKERIANFRIEPPGLFRGRGDHPKMGKLKRRIMPENIIINCSKDSKIPTPPSGHKWKEVRYDSKVTWLVSWTENIQGSIKYIMLNPSSRIKGEKDWQKYEMARRLKKTVEKIRNTYREDWKSKEMKARQRSVALYFIDKLALRAGNEKEEGETADTVGCCSLRVEHIKLYPEMDGQEYVVEFDFPGKDSIRYYNKVPVEKRVFKNLQLFMENKQPEDDLFDRLNTSILNKHLQDLMDGLTAKVFRTYNASITLQQQLNELTNSEDNVPAKILSYNRANRAVAILCNHQRAPPKTFEKSMMNLQTKIDAKKDQLLDARRELKSAKADAKVRRDEKTKKLVESKKKAVQRVEEQLMKLEVQATDREENKQIALGTSKLNYLDPRISVAWCKKFDIPIEKIYNKTQREKFAWAIDMADDDFEF, from the exons ATGAGTGGGGATAACAGTCAGAACGACTCCCAG ATTGACGCGAATTTTCGGGCGAACG ATTCCCATAAACATAAGAAAGACAAGGAGCATCGTCATAAAGAACACAAGAAGGACAAAGATCGTGAAAAGTCCAAGCACAATAACAG TGAACACAAAGATCCTTCTGAAAAGAAACACAAGGACAAACACAAAGATGGCGAGAAACACAGAGAGAAGGACGGTGAAAAGCCTAGAGTGAAAGATGGGGAAAAACATCGGGAAAAAGTCAATGAGAAATCTCGGGAGAAAGATGGGGAAAAACATCGGGAGAAGGACGGTGAGAAGCACAAAGATGGAGAAAAGCACCGAGAAAAAGATGGAGAGAAGCGCAAAGATGGAGAGAAGCACCGAGAAAAAGATGGAGAGAAGCGCAAAGATGGAGAGAAGCACCGAGAAAAAGATGGAGAGAAGCGCAAAGATGGAGAAAAACATAAAGAGAAACATCGGGATAAAGAGAAGAAGGAGGTGAAG CTAAAATCTCCTAGTGACGGTGCcaaagttaaaaaagaaaatggCTTCTCCAG TCCTCCCCACATTAAAAATGAGCCAGAAGATGAAGGCTACACTTTTTCTCCTAAGGAGCAGAACAAAGCACTGAAGAGAACCAGGGATGAAGATGA CTCTGACtacaagcccaaaaaaattaaaacagaagATGGTAAAAAAGCCAAAAAACGAAAACCGGAGGTAGTGGAG GATGTCAAACCTAAGAAAACAAAGGGTAAGAACAAAGTCCATGAGGGAGCaggcaaaaaaagaaaagtgaagaAGGAAGAAGTGGAAAAATGGAAATG GTGGGAAGAAGAGCGTCACGCTGATGGTGTCAAATGGAAATTCCTGGAACACAAAGGCCCTGTATTTGCTCCGCCCTATGAGCCTCTCCCAGAAAATGTGAAATTTTATTATGATG GTAAACACGTGAAGCTTAGTCCGAAAGCTGAGGAAGTAGCCACTTTCTTTGCTAAAATGTTGGATCATGAATACACTACAAAGGACATCTTCAGGAAAAACTTCTTCAAAGACTGGAAGAAG GAAATGACTGCTGATGAACGAACTCTCCTTACCAACCTAAACAAGTGTGACTTCAATGAGATGAGCCAGTACTTCAAAGCCCAGTCCGAGGCCAGGAAACAATTGACTAAGGAGGAGAAACTG AAAATCAAAGAGGAGAATGAGCGACTGGTTCAGGAATATGGTTACTGTATTATGGACAACCATAAGGAGCGGATCGCTAACTTCAGGATAGAGCCCCCTGGCTTGTTTAGAGGAAGAGGTGACCATCCGAAAATGGGCAAGCTGAAGAGGAGAATCATGCCTGAGAACATCATCATTAACTGCAGCAA AGATTCCAAGATTCCCACTCCCCCATCTGGTCACAAGTGGAAAGAAGTTCGATATGACAGTAAGGTTACCTGGCTTGTGTCCTGGACAGAAAATATTCAGGGATCTATCAAATACATAATGCTGAACCCCAGCTCCCGCATTAAG GGAGAGAAAGATTGGCAGAAATATGAGATGGCCCGCAGGCTAAAGAAAACTGTTGAAAAGATTCGGAACACTTATCGGGAAGACTGGAAATCCAAGGAGATGAAGGCCAGGCAGAGATCTGTTGCTTTGTATTTTATAGACAAG CTTGCATTGAGAGCTGGTAATGAAAAGGAAGAAGGGGAAACTGCTGACACTGTAGGTTGCTGCTCCTTGAGAGTAGAGCACATAAAGCTTTATCCAGAAATGGACGGACAGGAGTATGTGGTGGAGTTTGATTTCCCGGGTAAAGATTCCATCCGTTACTACAATAAAGTGCCTGTGGAAAAGCGG GTCTTCAAGAATCTGCAGCTTTTCATGGAAAACAAACAACCAGAAGATGATTTGTTTGACAGGCTCAAT ACAAGTATCTTAAATAAGCATCTCCAAGATCTGATGGATGGACTGACAGCCAAAGTGTTCAGGACGTACAACGCCTCCATCACCCTGCAGCAACAGCTGAACGAACTTACTAACT CTGAAGATAATGTTCCTGCCAAAATTTTGTCTTATAATCGTGCAAATAGAGCGGTGGCTATTCTGTGTAACCATCAGCGTGCTCCTCCTAAGACTTTCGAAAAATCAATGATGAATTTACAAACCAAG ATTGATGCCAAAAAAGATCAGCTGCTAGATGCACGGCGCGAACTTAAGAGCGCCAAAGCAGACGCTAAGGTCAGGCGTGATGAAAAGACCAAAAA ACTTGTTGAAAGCAAAAAGAAAGCTGTGCAAAGGGTAGAGGAGCAGCTGATGAAGTTGGAAGTTCAAGCAACAGACCGAGAAGAGAACAAACAAATTGCTCTAGGAACCTCCAAACTCAATTACTTGGACCCAAGAATCTCTGTAGCCTG GTGTAAGAAATTTGATATTCCTATTGAAAAAATCTACAACAAAACTCAGCGAGAGAAGTTTGCGTGGGCGATCGATATGGCGGATGATGACTTTGAATTTTAA